TATGAGATTTTTCAAGGCAGGAATTTTAGTATTGATGCTTACGGCTGTTTTCACTTTTCATGTGAATGCTGCTGAGACAAAAAACGCTAAGTTTACAAAAGAGGAGATCAAGAAGATGTCAACGACAAAAGCTGTTTTAGATACCAAGTTCGGGAAGATAGAGATAAAGTTCTTTCCTGATGTCGCGCCTAACCATGTAAAGAACTTCATTGATCTCGCAAAGAAGGGTTTTTATAACGGCACGACGTTCCACCGCGTAATTCCGGGCTTCATGATACAGGGCGGAGACCCAAGCGGAAACGGCACCGGCGGGCCGGGATATTCAGTTAAGGCTGAGTTCAATGATAAGTCCCACAAGCGCGGGATAGTTTCAATGGCAAGGTCTTCAGATCCTAACAGCGCTGGTTCCCAGTTCTTCATCTGTGTCGCTGATTCCAAATTCCTTGATAAGCAGTACACGGTATTCGGCGAGGTTGTATCAGGCATGGATGCTGTGGATAAGATAGTGAGCCAGCCTCGCAACGCCAATGATAAGCCGAACGAAAAGATCGAGATGAAGGTTAGTGTCGTTGAATAGCGGAAAAGTTTGATTGTGATTTCATTTTGTTTGTCATACCCGCGAAAGCGGGTATCCAGGAAATATTACAAACACTGGATTCCCGATTAACAGACCTCGGGAATGACATCTTAAAGTGGAGTTTATTAATGGACCTTATTTATTGCGGGCTGTGACAAAGAACAATTGATATGTCGCTGTGCATTCCCCGTGATTTTGTTTGAACCAATCGTCCATTGTTCTGAGCATAGACTTGTTAAGGCTTAAAGAAGGCCGGCCGCCGGTGGCGCCGGTCTTTTTTATATGCCTGAGAAGCTCAAGAGTTGAGGCATATTTGCGTGTTAAATTGACCTCCTCTAAAACCACTCTTTCAAAGATGTCATGCAGCATTGACAGCAGCTTTTCTTCCTGAGAGAAGCTGTGCGCCGGAAGTGTTATAGGTCTGCCGTAAATATGGTCAAGAGCGTTGGAAAGTTCATGAAAGGTTTGAGGGCCGAAGACAGAAAAAAGAAAAATTCCATGAGGCGAGAGCAGCTTTTTGATATTGATGAGAGAGTTGTTTATATCAGTAAACCACTGCAGCGCCGCGTTTGAGGTTATCAGGCCATACATTTTATCGGTCTCATTGAGCAGTTTCTCCGCGTCTCTACAGATGAAGTTCACATGAGAGTTTCCAAAGAGCTTTGTCTTTGCTATCTCTATCATTGCCGGAGAGAAATCAACTGAGGTTATGGAGGCTTTTGGGAATCTTTCTGAAAGCTGTATCGTATAATTTCCGGTAGCACCGCCTACTTCAAGAATTGATGTCGGATCAATATTTTCAAGCAGAAGCATAAGCCTCGCAGCTGACTCTTTCTGGATATCCGCATGGGCGTCATATGTTTTTGCCGCCTGAGAAAATGCCGACTCTATTTTATCTTTTTGCAGTATCATTTTGTGGTATTGTAATTATAGTCTTTCAGCGTTGGATTAGACCAGATTTGCTGCAGAAAGGATCTTTCTTGTGACTAAAATAATTATTGTGTCAGGCTGGGCGTCTCCAAAAGAGTCATTGCAAAAACTTTCTGATGCATGTTCATTATTCTCTAATGTCCTGACCATATCAATACATGATCTCCATTCAGGTTATGCTACGGGCCTTATGGATATCATCAACGATGCAGGCGGAAACTGTCTGCTGGCAGGCTGGTCAACAGGCGGGATGGCAGTTCTTGAGGCTGCTGTTCATTGCCAAGATAAGATAGACGGCATGGTCCTGATCAGCACAACTTCCCGGTTCTCTTCAAGCGCGGATTATGATATCGGGACTTCACCTTCAGTTTTACGCGCCATGATCAGCGGAATTAAAAAGGATGCAAGGACAACGCTCACCAATTTCCTGATAAATACTCACAAGCCTTTTATGGAAGATACTGCTTTAGTCCGGAAGGAAGCGGATGCGTCTTGTCTGATAGGAAATGAAGGATTGATTAAAGGGCTTCGATATCTTAAGGATACAGACCTTCGTAATTTACTTAAGAACATTAAGATCCCTTCTTTAGTGATTCACGGCAAAGAAGATTCCATAATCCCTTGGCAGGCAGGCAGGTTTCTGGCAGAAAGGCTTCCTAACGCTTCATTTAAACTAATTGAAGGCGCCGGGCATGACCTGCCGATACGGTTTTCAGGGTCAATTGCGGAAGAGGTCCGAAGATTTACAAAAATGATATAACTCTGCTATCTGCTTTCGCGAAAAATTGACATTTTTTTATTTTTTAAATTATATATATGGTTGTGTTTTTAAATTCATCTTTAATTGAGCGAGGTAACTCTAATGACTAAACAGACAATGGAATTCAGGACAGAGACAAAGCAGATACTTGATCTGATGATTCACTCTCTATACTCGCATAAGGAGGTCTTTCTCAGGGAGCTTATCTCCAACGCGTCTGACGCTATCGACAAGGCGAGTTATGAATCCCTGACGAATAAGAACATCCTTGAAGATGATAAGGAGTGGAAGATAAAGATATCCGCTGACAAGGCTGCCGGGACTCTGACCATAAGCGACAACGGCATCGGCATGACAAAGGAAGAGGCTATTGAGGAGATAGGCACCATCGCCCACTCCGGCACCAGGGAGTTCCTTGCAGCGATACAGAGCAAGGAGGTCAGGGACAACCCCGAACTTATCGGGCAGTTCGGCGTGGGGTTTTATGCGTCATATATGGTTGCGGACAGGGTTACCGTACTTTCGAGAAAGGCAGGACATGATAAGGCCACAGGTGTAAGGTGGGAATCTGCTGCTGACGGGACTTTTACAGTTGAGGATGCGGCAAAAGAGAAGAAGGGCACGGATGTGATCCTGCATCTCAAAGAAGAAGAGAAGATGTATCTTGATGAGTGGACCATACGGGAGACTGTCAAGAAATACTCTGACTTCATTGAACACCCTGTAGTTATGGATGTTGAGCATGAAGAAGAGAGCTCGATCGTGAAGGGTGATAAGATAAAGATAAAAGAGGAAGAGAAGCTCAATTCCCAGAAGGCGATATGGCTTAAGCCGAAATCAGATGTCTCTGCCGAAGAATACAATGAATTCTACAAGCACATAGCGCATGATTTTTCTGACCCTGCAAAGGTGATACACTTCAGGGCTGAGGGGAATTATGAATTTGCAGCGCTTCTCTATATCCCGGCAAAGAGGCCGTTGGATATTTTATACAAGGAGTACAAGATAGGCCTATCCCTCTATGTCAAGAGGGTGAAGATCATGGATTATTGTGAGGAACTGATCCCCCCTTATCTGAGATTTGTAAAAGGCGTCGTTGACTCTTCAGACCTGCCGCTGAATGTTTCAAGAGAGATGCTTCAGAACAACCGGCAGATCGATATCATAAAAAATAACCTTACCAAGAAGATACTCGATACCCTCGCTGAGATGAAGAACAATGATTATGACGAGTACCTTAAGTTTCATTATGACTTTGGAAGGGTGCTTAAAGAGGGTATTCACTTTGACTTTCAAAGAAGAGAGGCGATCGCTGAGCTGCTTCTCTTCCAGTCCACCAAGGCCGAAGGCGACAAGCTCAGGACCATCCAGGACTATGTTAAGGATATGAAAGAGGGTCAGGGTGAGATATTTTACATAACAGCTGCGTCACTTGATGATGCTCTTAATTCCCCTTATCTTGAGGTATTTAAGGAGAAAGATTACGAGGTCCTCATAATGCTGGATGATATTGATGATATCGTAATGAGTTCTCTTGAGTATAAAGGGAAGAAGCTGAAGTCAGTGATCAAAGGCGATGTGACGCTGGACAGTAACAATAAAGAGGAAAAAGAGAAGGCTGGGAAGAAGTATAAGGCACTCCTTGACCTTATAAAAGACCGGCTTAAGGATGATGTGAAGGATGTGCGGCTTTCCGGAAGGCTCAGGGATTCGGTATGCTGCCTTGTGGCGGATGAAGGGGAGATGGACGCGCAGGTCGAGAAGCTTTTGAGACAGATGGGCCAGGATGTGCCCAGAAATCTTAGGATACTTGAGGTAAACCCGTCACATCCTATCCTGCATTCCATGAACGGCATGTTTGAAAAAGACAAGAACAGCCCGATACTGCAGGAGTACGTAGACCTTCTTTATAATCAGGCGCTTCTGCTTGAGGGTTCCAAGCCAAAGGATTCTGCCGCTTTTGCAAAGGCCATAGCAAAACTCATGGTTGAGAATGTCGGGCATAATGACAATTAGAGGTATCTTTATTTACATGAGAATTTCATCTATATGACAATACAGATCCATAAAGAGTGTCTCTCAGAGGCAGGCTGGAAGGTGTTGCTCAGCCTCAAGGATATAATCAAAAAATATCATGGGACTATGGCAGGCGGCACCGCTCTGGCATTGCAGGTCGGGCACAGGATCTCCGGCAACCTGGATTTTTATACAGATACTTTCTTCAGTATGGAATCCCTCATCTCAGATATTAAAAGGACCGGTCGGCCTTTTAATATCATTTCCGAGGAAGACGGGTATCTCTTTGCTGAAGTGGATGGCATAAGGTTCTCTCTGTTTGAATATGATTACCCGTTTATTCAGGAGTCGTTATCTGTTGAGGATATTAATATCGCAGGTGTTCTGGATATAGTCACTATGAAGCTTATGGCTGTAAGCCAGAACGGCACCAAAGGGGATTTTGTAGATATATATTTTGTCCTCAAGAGCATTCCTTTTCAGGATGTTGCCAAGCATATGATAAAACGCTTTGGAAAAGAGATGGTGAACGCCATTGATATAGGCCATTCGCTTGTTGATTTTTCAAGTGCGGATTTTAATCCTGAACCTGTGTACATGAAAGGTCAGAAAGTCAGCTGGGATGAGGTTAAGGGCTTTCTTAAGCGGGAATCAAAACAGTTTTCTTCTGATCTGGAAAGAGTGCTTGCCGGCAGCAAATAACTTCCATTTTTCCATAATCTCCCCATTTGATTTACAATAATAGGTATAGACCATAAGAGACTACATCAGGAGGGTATTATGAAAAGAACGTTTTTATTAATAGCGCTGCTCTTTAGTTTTGTTTCCACAGGCAATGCCGAGGTTTTAGATGTCTTTCATTTTTCAGGGAATGAATGGGTAAGATGGGATGTCCCTTCAAAATATGGTTTTATAGGCGGTTTCATTGCCGGAGGGGCGTATGTCGCAATAAGCAGTCAGGCTGACATGATCAATAAGGACATGAAAAATGAAGAAGTATCCACAAAAAAGCCGGGAGAGAAGAAGGATGAGATAACTTCACTTATAATGTATCTTCAGGATGATAATGAGAAGGATATGACCCGCTTCTTTATCAAAGGGATAGCAAGCGATAAGCTTGTTGCCGGGCTGGA
The DNA window shown above is from Thermodesulfovibrionia bacterium and carries:
- a CDS encoding peptidylprolyl isomerase, with protein sequence MRFFKAGILVLMLTAVFTFHVNAAETKNAKFTKEEIKKMSTTKAVLDTKFGKIEIKFFPDVAPNHVKNFIDLAKKGFYNGTTFHRVIPGFMIQGGDPSGNGTGGPGYSVKAEFNDKSHKRGIVSMARSSDPNSAGSQFFICVADSKFLDKQYTVFGEVVSGMDAVDKIVSQPRNANDKPNEKIEMKVSVVE
- the bioC gene encoding malonyl-ACP O-methyltransferase BioC; this translates as MILQKDKIESAFSQAAKTYDAHADIQKESAARLMLLLENIDPTSILEVGGATGNYTIQLSERFPKASITSVDFSPAMIEIAKTKLFGNSHVNFICRDAEKLLNETDKMYGLITSNAALQWFTDINNSLINIKKLLSPHGIFLFSVFGPQTFHELSNALDHIYGRPITLPAHSFSQEEKLLSMLHDIFERVVLEEVNLTRKYASTLELLRHIKKTGATGGRPSLSLNKSMLRTMDDWFKQNHGECTATYQLFFVTARNK
- a CDS encoding alpha/beta hydrolase; protein product: MTKIIIVSGWASPKESLQKLSDACSLFSNVLTISIHDLHSGYATGLMDIINDAGGNCLLAGWSTGGMAVLEAAVHCQDKIDGMVLISTTSRFSSSADYDIGTSPSVLRAMISGIKKDARTTLTNFLINTHKPFMEDTALVRKEADASCLIGNEGLIKGLRYLKDTDLRNLLKNIKIPSLVIHGKEDSIIPWQAGRFLAERLPNASFKLIEGAGHDLPIRFSGSIAEEVRRFTKMI
- the htpG gene encoding molecular chaperone HtpG; translation: MTKQTMEFRTETKQILDLMIHSLYSHKEVFLRELISNASDAIDKASYESLTNKNILEDDKEWKIKISADKAAGTLTISDNGIGMTKEEAIEEIGTIAHSGTREFLAAIQSKEVRDNPELIGQFGVGFYASYMVADRVTVLSRKAGHDKATGVRWESAADGTFTVEDAAKEKKGTDVILHLKEEEKMYLDEWTIRETVKKYSDFIEHPVVMDVEHEEESSIVKGDKIKIKEEEKLNSQKAIWLKPKSDVSAEEYNEFYKHIAHDFSDPAKVIHFRAEGNYEFAALLYIPAKRPLDILYKEYKIGLSLYVKRVKIMDYCEELIPPYLRFVKGVVDSSDLPLNVSREMLQNNRQIDIIKNNLTKKILDTLAEMKNNDYDEYLKFHYDFGRVLKEGIHFDFQRREAIAELLLFQSTKAEGDKLRTIQDYVKDMKEGQGEIFYITAASLDDALNSPYLEVFKEKDYEVLIMLDDIDDIVMSSLEYKGKKLKSVIKGDVTLDSNNKEEKEKAGKKYKALLDLIKDRLKDDVKDVRLSGRLRDSVCCLVADEGEMDAQVEKLLRQMGQDVPRNLRILEVNPSHPILHSMNGMFEKDKNSPILQEYVDLLYNQALLLEGSKPKDSAAFAKAIAKLMVENVGHNDN